DNA from Evansella sp. LMS18:
AGCTGATCATATTTTTAATAATGAACCCGCTGCAAGCTATTACAGTTTGCAGCGGGTTTTATATTGAGTCCCCGCAGAAGCATGAGGGTCTAACGTACTAAACTCTCTGTTACGGACATACATTCGTAATTACTATCGAATTTTTTGACGACATCCCTTATAATAGTTTTAGTGAAAGGAAAAAGGAGGAGTTTTTTTATATGAGTCAGTATGGATCTTATACACAGCGCAGTGAATTGAGAAAAAAGCGCCGGATGAATATATGGTTGAACGGTCTTATTGGGGTAGCGGTTCTCGCAATTTTATTTGTCGGGGGCTCAATGATATTTGGAGGGGGTTCTGAGCCTGTAACTCAAGATGATACTAATCAAAATGAAGAGCAGGATAACGGCCCGCTGAACATCCCGGAGGCTGATGCTGAGGATGAAAATACAGAGGAGAATAACAGCGCTTTTAATATAAATACAGCTGATAATGAGGAAAACAGCTTAAACAATAATAATGAAACTAATAATGACGGTAATTCTGAAAATAACAACGGGAATAACGAAGAAGATAACAACAACGATAATAACGAGAACAATGAAGATAATAACGATAACAACAACGAACGTCCCGAAACTGATGGTAACTGGGAGCCGATAGGTACTGTGCAAAGTGAACCTTTCACCATTTCTTTTGAGCGGGGCAGCACGAACTGGAATGAAATGATAGAGGCGTTAACATATGCCACCGGCCTGAGCGAAGATGAAATGACTTTATGGCGTATTGAAAACGGCGGGGATCAAAAATCTGCTGTTGGTACATTAAGTACTCCTGAAAACAGCAACACCCCATATCAGGTGCGCATTGAATGGGTAACTAACGAAGGATGGATGCCTGTTTCCGTAGAACGATTAAACAGTAATCCATACAATTAATAGTAAAAGGCAGCGGGAGTTATCATTCCCGCTGCCTTTTCATTTTTAATTATTCTCTGCTTTAAAATGCACAACTGCTGTATATAAACGCTGGCCTGTTTTCGGGTCGAACGCTGTATTATGCTGAACATGGTGCACCCCGAGCAAAATTGCCTGATTATCTTCAATCTTCGCAGCAATTTGCTTTTCTAAAGCTTCAATACTCCCTGCTTCGAAAAATTCAACTTTATCTTTCAAAGGATTCGTCTGGATAAACATAATATTCTCCACCTCGCTGTTTTTCTCATCTATAGGATAGCTGATGTACAGGTGAATGACAAATACTGAATCTCATTCCCGGAAGTAAAGGTGTAGCTTCATTTCTTCAGCGAGGGTGCTATAGTAATGTATGTAAAACGGTTATGCCTTGTTATTGCATAACTGATTCGTTATTATGTAAAAAGAGTTTATTAATGCATAACAGAAAGAAGGTATTTCCATGAAAATTGGTATAATTGGAGCGATGGAAGAAGAAGTTGAGCTTCTCAGATCTAAAATGGACATAGAAGATAAAACAGAGATTGCCGGCTGTGAATTAATTTCCGGAAAGCTTGAAGGCGTTGAGGTGGTTCTCTCAAAATCAGGAATCGGCAAAGTGAACGCAGCAATAAGCACGACATTAATGAACCAGCTGTATAAGCCGGATTACATAATAAATACAGGCTCAGCGGGAGGCTTTCATAAGGAACTGTCTGTAGGTGATATCGTTGTTTCTACAGAGGTCAGGTATAATGATGTGGATGCCACCGTATTCGGCTACGAATTTGGCCAGGTTCCTCAAATGCCTGCTTACTACAAACCTGACAGCAACCTTGTATCTGTCGCGGAAAGCTGTGCGGAAAGAACAGGTGTTAACTCTGTAAAAGGACTTGTTATTTCCGGAGATTCCTTTATGAGCGATCAAATACGGGTGGAAGAAATCAGAAGTAAATTTGCCGACCCGTATTGTTCCGAAATGGAAGCTGGGGCGATTGCCCAGGTTTGCCATCAGTTTAAGTGCCCGTTCGTGATTATCAGGTCGCTTTCAGATGTGGCTGGGCAGGATGCAAGGCTGTCTTATGAGGAGTTTCTCAAAACAGCCTCTGTTAATTCAGCTAATATGGTGTTATTAATGCTTGGAGAGCTAAAAAATAAGTAAAAGGTTAACTAAGGAGGCCATCATACAGGTGGCCTCTTTAACAGGGCTACCTCTATTCAGGAGTATGGTCTGTCTGTATGAACTTCGAAAAGGGAGGAATAAGGCATGGATTTACTTGCTTGGTTTGAAAAAGGATTGTCAGTTGAGCAATATAAAAATGGGATGAACGTAAATCGTGAGAATATGGAACTCATTTATGAACGTTTTGAATTGAGTGAAGCTGATAAAAGAAAACTATCGACGCTGAATGTCTCTGGGATAAAGGTAATTGCTTTAACCGAAGACTGGTGTGGGGATGCCATGTTAAACCTTCCCATTTTATTAAGAATTGCTGAAGAAACAAAAATGGATGTCCGCTTTATTTTACGGGATTCCAACCTGGAGCTGATGGATCAATATTTAACAAACGGAACATCCCGATCGATCCCTATCTTTATTTTTATAAATCAGGCGGGAGAAGAAAAGGTTGTTTGGGGTCCCAGAGCAGGAGAGGTTCAGAATCTGGTTGACTCACTCAAGTCTGAATTGCCGGACAAGGAAGCTGAAGATTTTCAGGAGAAACAAAAGAGCATATTTAACCACCTTACGAAAACCTTCCTGGAAGATGAACAGATTTGGAAGTCTGTTTCCAGCAGTATCACAGAAAAATTAAAAGCTATTTAAAGGGCGTTTCTCATTCTGTCAGCCTCGCTTGCAGGGGATAGTGGAAACTATTACCGGCATTTTAACCTTCCTGTTCATGTTATACTGTTCATAGTTTCATTGTTCATCTGCTTAATAGAGAGGTGGGTTAACATGACTGAGAAGAAGCTGCATGATCTGAAAAATAAAGTAACTGATTTTAAAAGATTTGCATTTATCTTACTGGCAATCTCAGGATTTCTTACTGTCGGCTTAGCTCTGCCAACAGAGTTCTCAGCTGGAGAACAGCAAGGCCTTCTGGCAGGTGTAATAATTGCTTTGTTAATTGCTGCTTACTTTTTCCATCGCCAGGCAATGAACACACAACAGGAAATAAATGAAGAAGAATAAGTCAGGTGAACATGAAACACTTATTCTTTAATATATACCAGGAACAGGAAGTGCATCGGAGGCGATGTGCTTTTTTATTTTATTGTTCCTGCATGAGCAGGAAGGGGAAGTGGGTTGCGTGTTTAATCACATCTTGATCCCCTTAATTTCCTGCAGCACGTGGGTGAGTATTCTCGCCGTAAGCCCCCAGATGACATTTCCTTCATACTCATAAAATTGTTCATTTACGAAAGCTGTCCGCCAGTTATAGTTTTCCCCATTTGGGATAAGGTGGAAAGGGAATTCCTCCTCAGGTTCTACATTCAGGAAGATTTTATGTTCTTTCGGTTCCATCTCCAGGAGTTTTGATAAAGGAACGAAAAGGATTTCCTTCACTTCACCATCATTTTTCTTAAAGACTGCATCAGGGTCTATCAGGCCAAGGAATGGATAGAGCATAAAACGAAACGGGGTGATCATATAATCCAGGTCACCTGCGAGCTTGACCTTTGAAGCAGGAACACCTAATTCCTCTTCCAGTTCCCTCAATGCAGCATGTGCTGGAGAGCTGTCTGTACTATCTATTTTCCCGCCAGGAAAACAGATTTCCCCTGGCTGGCGGATATTTTGCGCTCTCACCTCAAACACGAAGTGCAATTCTTTCTGTTTCTCCACAAGAGGTACTAGAATTGCAAATTCATTATAAAGTTCATGGTCCATCACGTTTGCTTTTCTGTTCCGGAAATGCTCAAGCCAATGCGATTGTTTATCGTCCAACTATTTTCTCCCCTTTTATAAGAAGTGATATAACCAATCATACCAAAAATCAGCTGAATACCGCGACAGGAGAGTACTAAAGAAAAAGGGACCCCCAGGACTAGTCCTGTAGGATCCCTTTCGTTCAGCTTATCTTAGTCAGGCTTTCCTGCCGGTAATCATATTGAAGATAAATACTATCAGTGCTATTACGAGAAGAATGTGCACTAATCCTCCTGCAACTTCAAAAATAAAGCCAAGTAACCATAGTACAATTAAAATTCCGATGATTGTCCAAAGCATGTTTGATTCCTCCAATTGGTTATTTGT
Protein-coding regions in this window:
- the mtnN gene encoding 5'-methylthioadenosine/S-adenosylhomocysteine nucleosidase, which produces MKIGIIGAMEEEVELLRSKMDIEDKTEIAGCELISGKLEGVEVVLSKSGIGKVNAAISTTLMNQLYKPDYIINTGSAGGFHKELSVGDIVVSTEVRYNDVDATVFGYEFGQVPQMPAYYKPDSNLVSVAESCAERTGVNSVKGLVISGDSFMSDQIRVEEIRSKFADPYCSEMEAGAIAQVCHQFKCPFVIIRSLSDVAGQDARLSYEEFLKTASVNSANMVLLMLGELKNK
- a CDS encoding DUF2536 family protein → MFIQTNPLKDKVEFFEAGSIEALEKQIAAKIEDNQAILLGVHHVQHNTAFDPKTGQRLYTAVVHFKAENN
- a CDS encoding YrrS family protein, whose protein sequence is MSQYGSYTQRSELRKKRRMNIWLNGLIGVAVLAILFVGGSMIFGGGSEPVTQDDTNQNEEQDNGPLNIPEADAEDENTEENNSAFNINTADNEENSLNNNNETNNDGNSENNNGNNEEDNNNDNNENNEDNNDNNNERPETDGNWEPIGTVQSEPFTISFERGSTNWNEMIEALTYATGLSEDEMTLWRIENGGDQKSAVGTLSTPENSNTPYQVRIEWVTNEGWMPVSVERLNSNPYN
- a CDS encoding YrhC family protein, with the protein product MTEKKLHDLKNKVTDFKRFAFILLAISGFLTVGLALPTEFSAGEQQGLLAGVIIALLIAAYFFHRQAMNTQQEINEEE
- a CDS encoding thioredoxin family protein; this encodes MDLLAWFEKGLSVEQYKNGMNVNRENMELIYERFELSEADKRKLSTLNVSGIKVIALTEDWCGDAMLNLPILLRIAEETKMDVRFILRDSNLELMDQYLTNGTSRSIPIFIFINQAGEEKVVWGPRAGEVQNLVDSLKSELPDKEAEDFQEKQKSIFNHLTKTFLEDEQIWKSVSSSITEKLKAI
- a CDS encoding lmo0937 family membrane protein yields the protein MLWTIIGILIVLWLLGFIFEVAGGLVHILLVIALIVFIFNMITGRKA
- a CDS encoding CoA pyrophosphatase, giving the protein MDDKQSHWLEHFRNRKANVMDHELYNEFAILVPLVEKQKELHFVFEVRAQNIRQPGEICFPGGKIDSTDSSPAHAALRELEEELGVPASKVKLAGDLDYMITPFRFMLYPFLGLIDPDAVFKKNDGEVKEILFVPLSKLLEMEPKEHKIFLNVEPEEEFPFHLIPNGENYNWRTAFVNEQFYEYEGNVIWGLTARILTHVLQEIKGIKM